ATCTGCCGATACAGTTTCATACTATTATGAATAACAATGACGCTATCTTCCTGGGTAGTCACTTTATCTCTAATATTAAGGATGCGCTGGGAATAGGGTAGTGGGTCGAGACGAGTCCATTTCTGAAAAAGACGCTTATAAACTTTACTAAACCCGATGTAATGAATATCACAGTTATCGTTTATTTTATTATATTCAGGATAGCCAGCATTCTTTATACAAGCAATAGCATTCGGTATTGATAGTCGTTTTGCAACCTGGTAAATCCAGGTTTCTACCGCAGCCGCACCACGAGGAGGAATTGAAAATATAGGAGTAACAGTAAATATGATTTTTTTAATCATAATAGCTATAATCCAGAATAGTTAACTTTATAGAAAAAGAAATGTTATAAAAAAAAGAAATGCGTGCCGAAGCAACGAAAAATAATGATTTATCTAGTGTCTAGACAATTTTATCGTAATATATTTCATCCTCAAGCTCCGAGGCTGTAATATATGGAATAATATCGTAATGAATTGCAGTATCATCTGATAAATTAAAGATATTTAAATCACTCACATTTTTTCTCATAAAAGTAAAAAATGGCAGTATTTTAAACAGATCTTTACTAAGCTCAGATGGCATAGGGCTGGTAGATTCGTCATAGAAACGTGGGCAACTCCCTGTTAAGTCAAGCCCAGAACATATAATACGGCCATACTTGAGGGAATAGGCAACCTGAATAGCGGTATAAGCAATAGTATGGCAAGAGCAATACCCGATGCTGATATCCTTGCAAAATCCAGCCAGTCGCCCTCTTTTCGAAAGAGGAACTGAAATAAGTAATGCTTTATGAACCCGCTTGAGGATATTAAATTTAATTTTCTTTAAAAAGCCCCCTTTTTCTCGGCGATAAAAGGAGCGAATAATTAAACAGTTTTCTTCAATATATTTTTGATCATCCACTGAAGCCTGTTCGTACACATCAAGATTGACGATAGTAAACTGACTGTTACGGCTAAAGTTATAAAAATCTTCGCGCCGACGATGGAGGAAGCGAATATCCGTCAGAAGGTACAAAAATGGCTTGACGTTATTGTTTAGCAAATATTGAACAGAACCATTGACTGCAATGACATCTTTCATTCGTAACAAGGACAGCGGCGTCTTTCTGGACGTAGGACCAGAAAGAAAAATAATACAATCTTCAGCCGTTCTTTTCGCAATAAGTTGCAGAACATCGGCGTGAGTTATGAAGTTAACGCTGCCCATAAAAAACTCGTATGTTTATCATGCAACCTATAAATAAATGTTATATTCAATAACTAATATTACATCTCAAATTCTCTCAAGTATGTCATAACGCTGCAGCAAATAAAAGTCAGTCAGCCCCTTAAATTAAACCAAACGTGCTACATTGATCAGCGTTTTTCCTTACCCTTAATACGACGCAAGAAATTTCGGAGTTTTTTCTTATAAATCAATAAGTAAAATCCGATATCTCTCACATTATTTTTGATACCATAATGTCTTTCTAAATCAATACGATCCTTTGCTTTTCGTTGTCTGGAAGGTCTTTTTCCGGACAAATCGATAATTCTGATCTCATTGCCTTGCAGGATAAAGTTACCTTTATGGGGATCGCCCGAAACCATACCATGCTGATGCAGAGAATATATCGACTGTTTGATTTTCCCTCTCACCTCGTCAGAAATTTCTGGCATATCAACAAGTTCAATACCTTCAATATACTCAATTATCATCACGTATGTTTTTACATAGCGTAATGTTTTAATTTCCGCCAGCAGGTAAAAATCATTAAGCGCCGCAAACCCTTCACGCCGCACACGATCTGTCTGATGAAAAAGCTTTTCGTAGTAATCTCCTTTTACTAACGATTTGAAAAAGCGTTCAGTATTTTTTACTTTTGGACTAAATACTTTGAGAATATATTTTCCGTAGTCTGTATTAATCAATACAACTTTTGTATCTTCTATATTACGGAAGACTTTAATAACCTGATGATTATAAGATAGAAAATCTTTGAATATCTCAATGTATTTTTCACCGTCTTTTTTGACAAAGACGGTATAGTTTTTAATCTTTTTTTCAATAATCATAATGGAGATTTAGGGAGGGGAATTATTTGTGGAAAAGTTTACGATAAAGATATGCGCTTCCAGCCAGAAGGCCTTTAAAATAATGACCTTGCACGAGAAGATGTTTATATCGCTTCTTAAATTCGACTATGGTACGCGCATCTTTTGCGGGAAAATCTTTCCAGGGCGAGTTCAGTCGTGCATTTTTATAATAGATAACTGAAGGATAATTTGCCCAGGCATGCCATGGTTTTGTAGCGCCCGTATAATGAATTAAAATAGTATTATCATTAATTATATTGCTATATTTTTTATGTGACTTATCTTTCAACTCACTTTTAATAGTATAAATAGTATTATACGGTCGCGGTAGAAAAATGACTTTATCCTGTAGGAGAATATTCAAAACATCCTGATCGGGATATTTAAAAGAGTCAGCCTCTTTACCTGCCAAAAGTAAAAATGCCTTTTTGGTTAAGGCATTCTCTTTCCATAATTTCAGGTTAACAAAAACCACGCCGGAGTTAAAATAACCACCTTGTAAATTAAAAGCGCTTAATCTCTCATTTACCTTATTCTGGATGGAATCAACATCTTTTACGACCGCAGCGATCTTCTCTGTCAGATCAAGCTGTAAAAGATCTTGCAAAGATCCTTTGCATACAACATCGGCATCCAAATAAAGTAAGGTATTTACCTTCTTGCTGAGATAATCGAAAGCAAATAAACGAAAATACATTGCTCTCGACCATACTTTAGTTTGAGGCAATACCTCAAGGCTTTCTACTTTAATAAGATAAAGAGAAATTTTTATGTGATGCTGTACGGCTAAACGCTCTATATATTTTACAAAACACGGGGAGTATGAGTCACAAATAATGTGAAAAGCGAGCGGGATATTATTGTTTAATACAACTGAAGCGATTGATACCCCCACACCATCAAGATAGTTTTCATCAACGCCATAAGAAATGTTTAATACGTTATCATCATTATTATTACTTTCATCAAAAACTTTATATTCAGCTATTTCTATCTCAGGAAATGAATCCATTACATCACCTATGGGTTTTATTCAAGAAGTTTACGTTTAAAGTAGGCTATATAATAATTTATACCCGAAGTATAATGCTTCTGATTAAACATATGCTTTGCCGCATAACGTAACTGATGGCTAGTCACTGGATTTAAAAGTGCACAATGAGACCATGGTGAGTTGCTCTTAGCCTGTAAAAAATATTGTGACACGGGGTAAGCCCCCCAACTATGCCAGGGCTTCGTTGGTCCGATATAATGAACAAATACAGTCTCAGCATCAACTGGATTAATAACTGAATCTTTTAATTCATAGTTAAGACTAAATTGTGTATTAAATTTTTTATCAACAAAACGCGCTTTATTCACTAAAAATATATTTAATACATCCTGATCAAGGTGCGTTATGCGCTGTACTACCTCTGGATCTTTTAGCATTTCAATCGCTTTCTTAGAGATATTTTCTGCAGTCCAAAGAGGTATGTTAATTAAAATAAAACCGGCATTAAAATAGCCAGAAACCAGCCCAGGCGTTGCCAGGCTAACCGAGCGCTTAGTCCACCATTCCAACTCGCCTTCAGCAACGACAGCCGCAATCTCATTTTCAGCAAAATTAAGATCAATAAGTTCCTGAATACTCCCCTTACATGCAATATCTGCATCCAGATAAAGTACTCTATCTGTTTTATCTGAAAAATAATCGGCGATAATGAATCTAAAGTATGTTGCATAGGTCCAGTTTTTGGTACTGGGTAGCGATTTTAAGCGCTCACAGTCGATTAGGTAAACAACAATCTGCGTAGCGTACTGTTTTGCTAATGCCTCAAATCGCTGCTGGTCTTCAGAGT
This DNA window, taken from Salmonella enterica subsp. enterica serovar Typhimurium str. LT2, encodes the following:
- the rfaZ gene encoding lipopolysaccharide core biosynthesis protein (lipopolysaccharide core biosynthesis protein RFAZ. (SW:RFAZ_SALTY)); the protein is MGSVNFITHADVLQLIAKRTAEDCIIFLSGPTSRKTPLSLLRMKDVIAVNGSVQYLLNNNVKPFLYLLTDIRFLHRRREDFYNFSRNSQFTIVNLDVYEQASVDDQKYIEENCLIIRSFYRREKGGFLKKIKFNILKRVHKALLISVPLSKRGRLAGFCKDISIGYCSCHTIAYTAIQVAYSLKYGRIICSGLDLTGSCPRFYDESTSPMPSELSKDLFKILPFFTFMRKNVSDLNIFNLSDDTAIHYDIIPYITASELEDEIYYDKIV
- the rfaY gene encoding lipopolysaccharide core biosynthesis protein (modification of heptose region of the core; lipopolysaccharide core biosynthesis protein RFAY. (SW:RFAY_SALTY)) produces the protein MIIEKKIKNYTVFVKKDGEKYIEIFKDFLSYNHQVIKVFRNIEDTKVVLINTDYGKYILKVFSPKVKNTERFFKSLVKGDYYEKLFHQTDRVRREGFAALNDFYLLAEIKTLRYVKTYVMIIEYIEGIELVDMPEISDEVRGKIKQSIYSLHQHGMVSGDPHKGNFILQGNEIRIIDLSGKRPSRQRKAKDRIDLERHYGIKNNVRDIGFYLLIYKKKLRNFLRRIKGKEKR
- the rfaJ gene encoding UDP-D-glucose:(galactosyl)lipopolysaccharide glucosyltransferase (lipopolysaccharide 1,2-glucosyltransferase. (SW:RFAJ_SALTY)) — translated: MDSFPEIEIAEYKVFDESNNNDDNVLNISYGVDENYLDGVGVSIASVVLNNNIPLAFHIICDSYSPCFVKYIERLAVQHHIKISLYLIKVESLEVLPQTKVWSRAMYFRLFAFDYLSKKVNTLLYLDADVVCKGSLQDLLQLDLTEKIAAVVKDVDSIQNKVNERLSAFNLQGGYFNSGVVFVNLKLWKENALTKKAFLLLAGKEADSFKYPDQDVLNILLQDKVIFLPRPYNTIYTIKSELKDKSHKKYSNIINDNTILIHYTGATKPWHAWANYPSVIYYKNARLNSPWKDFPAKDARTIVEFKKRYKHLLVQGHYFKGLLAGSAYLYRKLFHK
- the rfaI gene encoding UDP-D-galactose:(glucosyl)lipopolysaccharide-alpha-1,3-D-galactosyltransferase (lipopolysaccharide 1,3-galactosyltransferase. (SW:RFAI_SALTY)) is translated as MSRKYFEEEVIQQTLDYNYAQHSDADKFNIAYGIDKNFLFGCGVSIASVLLANPEKALAFHVFTDFFDSEDQQRFEALAKQYATQIVVYLIDCERLKSLPSTKNWTYATYFRFIIADYFSDKTDRVLYLDADIACKGSIQELIDLNFAENEIAAVVAEGELEWWTKRSVSLATPGLVSGYFNAGFILINIPLWTAENISKKAIEMLKDPEVVQRITHLDQDVLNIFLVNKARFVDKKFNTQFSLNYELKDSVINPVDAETVFVHYIGPTKPWHSWGAYPVSQYFLQAKSNSPWSHCALLNPVTSHQLRYAAKHMFNQKHYTSGINYYIAYFKRKLLE